ACAGCTTTATTGGGACATAATGTTGGGCCTTGTCGAGCACCATTTAATCAAGTACCACAAGCAGGCATTGATGCCTTGAAATCAGTACTAAACGATAATCAATCCAAAAATATGCATTAATTCGCTGGGGTTTAAGGGATTAAAAGTGGAGGGGATAGTATGACTGTAGAAATGATTATTACATTAGCAATTACAGTAGTCATGATTGTACTAATAATGATAGATAAAATACCTTTCGGTGCAGCGCCACTATTTGCGTGTTTACTGTTAGTTATATTTGGAATTACGGATATTAAAGGGGCATTTGCAGGATTTTCGAATTCAACTGTTATCATGTTAGCAGAATTTATGGCAATTATAGCGGCGTTACAGAAGACGAATTTTATTACAGCATTTAAAAATGCGATGTTTTCAATGGCAGATAAAGGTGGGTTTAAATCTTATTTGCTCATTATCTTGATTGTTATGTTGGGATGTAGTCTATTTGGTACAGGGTCAACAGCATATTATGTGTTAACAATAGGTTTGTTATCTACGTTACCTTATACAAAGAAATTACCACCATCAAAAGTGATTATGACAGCTGGATTTGCAGCTAATCATCCACTCATACCATTCAATACTGCGTTACAATATGGTATTGTCATAGCTGTTTTAAACTCAGTAGGTGAATCAATTAATGTTTCGGTATTTAAGTTTGCGATTGTAAATTTATTTTTAACGATTGGTTTTCTGGTAAATTGTATTATTCAATATAAATTCTTACCAGATCATCCAATTGCAGATACAAGTACAAAGGATATTAAATTACAAGAAAATGAAAGCGTTTCCGATAAGATGCCGAAATGGAAAGAATACATCACATACGGTGCGTTTGCCTTCGCTGTAGTAGGAATGTTGTTACAAAGTAAAATTGGTGATGCAGGGTATGCGATGGCAGGGCTATCAGTAGCAGTGATACTTATGTTTGGTATTTTGAGCTTTACAGAAATTAGAGATGCATTAAGTGCACCAATTATTTTACTTACTGCAGGTGTGATAGGCGTTGCTAATGCACTGGGAAGTACAGGATTAACGAAATTAGTAGGGACATCTGTTGCAGATTTGCTAGGTAATAATGTAAATGCATTTGTAATGATATTGGTGTTCTGTATTTTGACAAGTTTATTAGCGACGTTGACTGGTTCAACAATAGGGACCGTATATGTCATAGCACCTTTAGCAATAACAATTTGTACAGGTTTAGGATTAGATCCAACAGCAGCTGTTTGCGCGATTGTCATTTCGGGATGGTGTGGTCATTTCTTACCAATTGATGGTATGCCAGCGATGGTATTAGGATATGGTAAATATACTGCCGCCCAATTTTGGAAATTCACTATTCCTCAATATTTTATAAGACTTGTATTTTTAACAGCAGGTGCGCTATTAATGTTCCCTGTGTAACAGATGACTGGAGATGAAAGTATGAGCAATCAATTTGAACTTGAGCATATTGGAATTAATACTGAAAACGAAAATGAAGCTTTAGCACTTGCTTCACAATTAAGCTTTATTTTTAATTTAGAATCAAGGCATGGTCAGAAATCAGAATTTGCAGGAAAATATTTTGAATGTATGAAAGCACCTTATTTAGGTAAGCATGGGCATATAGCAATGAAGACAGAAGATTTAGAAGCGGCGGTTGAAGAGTTGAAAGAAAAGGGAATTAAATTTAATTCAAGCACTGCTGCTTACGATGATCAAGAGAAATTAAAAAATATATATTTAGAAGAAGAATATGGAGGATTTGCGATTCATATTTTGCAAAAATAATTATTATAAGTGGCTGGGACATAATGTAATGTCTCAGTCACTTTTAATATCTTGGCAGTAAATTTCTGTCCCGCTCCCTTATTTTTATAACGACATATATTCTTTTATGATGTGATTTATATTTTAAATAATGGTAAAATTTCATTAACACAATACGATAAAAAAATGGAGTGATAACAATGTCTAACAATACAAATTTAGAAGATATAAAGAAAAGTGTAGTACTTAATGCAAATGTTGAAACTGTGTGGGATGCTGTAGCTACATCTAAAGGAATTGCTGCATGGTGGATGAATAACGACTTTGTACCATCTGTAGGCGAAGCATTCACATTATATACTGAAGGTTATGGAGAATCACCTTGCAAAGTGACAAATATAATTCCTAATGAAGAAGTGAGATTTATATGGGGTAAAGATTGGACTGCTTCATTTAAATTACGAAAAATTGATGGCCATACAACAGAATTCACACTCATTCATTCGGGGTGGGACGATGAAAAAGAAACCGAATTTGGTCAGCCACATAGTGAGGTTCGAGGATTTATGGATCAAGGATGGGATAAAATTATAAACGAAAGCTTAGTGTCATACGTAGAGAAACAAGGTTAGAAGATTTAGCTCTTGCAGATGATTCTGAAGTTTAAAAGAAGCGCATTAACAGGTTTCAATTCAACTGTTAATGCGCTTTATTTATTTAAATATCTACTTTATAAAAATGTTCGACGACTGGAAATGGCTCATAATAATGGTGTAATAATTGTTTCCATTCATGATACTCACTAGATTCTCGGAAACCTACTGTATGGTCCTCTAGCGTTTCCCACTCGATTAATAATAAATACTGTCCTTCTTCTTCAATGCATTTGTTTAATGAGTGCTTAATGTACCCTTTCATTGAACGAATAATTTTAGATGCTTCTTTAAAAGACTTTTCAAAATCATTTTCTTTGTTCTTTTTAACATGTAGCATGGCACTTTCGAGTATCATATTCGCACGTCCTTATTTTATATTTGAATGTTATTTTACATTAATAATGTTATATCTGCATTATTTTACTTTTTATAACTAATTGGAATGCCAAAATAGATTTTGATACGTTGGTATAAAGTGATAATATTGAAATTAACATAAGATGATTGATTTTAGTAATGAAGAAGAGGGGATTTATATGTGTGATTTAAGCCATGAACTGGCTAATCCGATTGCGATATTTGATACGGGTATAGGGAGTTATGCGATTGTTGAGCATGTTAAAGAGCAATTTCCGAAACAAGATTTAATTTACTTAGCTGATCGGAATCAATTTCCATATGGTAGTAAGTCGAAACCGGAACTAATGAACGTGATTCGTCAAACAATTGCTTATTTGGAAACGTGGAATCCGAGTTTAATTGTTGTCGCATCAAATGCACCAACGATTACTGTGCTAGAAGAAGTAGCAAAAGAATTTGATACAGAAGTAATAGGTGTCTATCCTCCTATTGAAGATGCGATAGAAGCGTCTACTTCTAAAAAAGTAGGTGTATTAGGTGTACAATCATTAATTGAAAGTGATGAATTAACGACATACATCAATCAAACATCTAAAGGCGCATCTGTATATAAATTTGATGTATCTATATTAGTAGAGCTTGTTGAAAGCGGAGAATTTCTTACAGATAAATATCGAACTTTAATGACTACGAAAAAAGTCATTGATGACATATTAGAAACTCATGAAGAAATTGATGTGTTCACATTATCATCTACACACTTACCTTGGTTATATAGTTATTTTAAAACGCTCTATCCAAATATTATGTTTATAAATCCAGCACAAACTGTTATTGATAATATAGGGAAAAAAGCAACTAAAGGAAATGGGATAATAAAAACTTTAGTGACAACAAATGATAACTATACAATAGAAGAGTTTCAAACAATGCTTGAAAGACTCAACGTACAGTTAGATATAGAAGAAATTAAAATATAAACGACTCATCCCTCAAAATCTAAACAAGATTTTGAGGGATTTTTTGATATTTCAATAGGAATGATTGCAAGAGTGGGGAAACGTGCAACGATTGAGGTGAAATGATTGCAAGACTCACGAAACGTGCAACGATTGAGGTGAAATGATTGCAAGACTTGGGAAACGTGCAACGATTGAGGTGAAATGATTGCAAGACTGGGGAAACGTGCAACGATTGAGGTGAAATGATTGCAAGACTCGAGAAACGTGCAACGATCGGGGTGGAATGATTGCAAGACTCGGGAAACGTGCAACGATCGGGGCAAAATGATTGCAAGACTCACGAAACGTGCAACGATCGGGGCAAAATGATTGCAAGACTCACGAAATGTGCAACGAAAAAGGGTCCTATTTATCAAGACTAGGCAAACGTGATAAATAGAGCCACTCCTTTGCTCAAATACCTAACACATTGATACTTCAATCTTTTGATATCCTCCTCCGCCACCCTCAGAACTCACCCCATATCTCATCCCGCATAGGCCATTAGTATGAATTTGTTAGAAAAGTAGCAAAATTCAAAAATTAAAACATTGTATTTAATTTTTTGTGATAAAATTTTAAATAATAGATATAAGGGAGGGTGATTTACTTTGAAAGTATTTGCGAAACTTGGATGGTTTATTAAGCAGGAACGCAAGAGTTATATTATAGGTCTATTCATATTATTCATCGTTGCGTTAATTGATTTATTACCACCACAAATTATTGGGAAAGTCATTGATGGTATTACTTTTAATACTTTAACGGGGAAACAGTTGATCATCTTCATGGTTATTCTGTTTTTAGCCGCTATTCTTACATACGCATTTAGATATTTTTGGAGAATTATGATCTTTGGTGCAAGTATGAGATTAGGGAAGATTTTAAGAGAACGACTCTATCATAAATATACATCGATGAGTCCATCGTTCTTCCAACAGCGTCGTACGGGTGATTTAATGGCGCATGCGACGAATGATATTAGAGCAGTACAGAATACAGCAGGTGGCGGTGTGCTGACAATTGCGGATTCTTTAATGTCTGGCGGCGCGGTATTAATTACGATGGCGGTAACGGTTGATTGGCGATTAACGTTAATTGTGATGGTGCCTTTACCAATCATGATTATCTTAACGAGTTATTACGGTAAACTGCTGAACCGTGGCTTTAAAAAAGCACAAGCAGCATTTAGTCAATTAAATGATAAAGCGCAAGAAAGCATCGCGGGAATTAAAGTTACTAAAACGTTTGGTTATGAAAAAGACGATCAAGCAGACTTTAAACAGCTAAGTGATGAAGTAGTTAATAAAAATTTAAAAGTATCTAAAATAGATGCTTTATTTGATCCAACGATTATGTCAGTGATTGGACTAAGTTATTTCTTAGCTATTTTCTTTGGTGCGAGAATGGTCATCAATGAAGAAATTACAATTGGACAATTGGTCACATTTACAACTTATTTAGGGATGATGGTTTGGCCATTACTGGCATTAGGTTTATTCTTCAATATTGTTCAACGTGGACATGCTTCTTATGAGCGTATTAATGAAATTACACACGTTGAAAGTGGTATTGATACAGAATTTGAAACGAGAGAGATGCCTGAAGGAGATATTCAATTTAATATTGAAACGTTCCATTTTCCGGATGATGAAAATATAGCATTGCATCATCTTGATTTCACGATTAAAAAAGGAACAACTGTAGGTATTGTTGGTCGAACGGGTTCAGGTAAAAGTGCGCTCATCAGATTATTACTTCGTGAATTTGATACAGAAAAAGCACATGAAATTAAATATGGAAATGAATCATTACGACATTTTGATATTCGTAGTTTGAGAGCGCAATTTGGTTATGTACCACAAGATCACTTTTTATTCTCAACTTCTATACGTCAAAATATCGCATTCAGTAATCCGACATTACCAGATGAAGACGTGTATCATGCGAGTGAGATTAGTTATATTCATAACGATATCCTCAATTTTCCTGAAGGTTATGAAACAGTCGTTGGAGAAAGAGGTGTTTCGTTATCTGGTGGACAGAAGCAAAGAATTTCTATTGCACGTGCATTAATCATGAATCCACCAGTATTGATTTTAGACGATTCGTTATCAGCAGTGGATGCTGAAACTGAAGAACATATACTAGAAAATATGCAGCGTGAAAGACAAGGAAAGACGAATATTATCACTGCACATCGAATGAGCGCAGTAAGTCATGCAGATATGATTTTAGTTATGGATAACGGTACGGTCATTGAACAAGGGGATCACCAAGCACTTATGGAAAGAAAAGGTTGGTACTATGAAACATACCAAGCTCAGGCTTTACAAGAAGAACTGACGAGCAATCTTGATGAATTGACGAAAGGAGATGACCATCATGAACATCAATCATAATTTAACTGCTAAAGATCAATTTCAAGTGTTGATGAGGCTCATTAAATATACATTTCCTTTCAAAGGTATTATAGCGTTGGCTTTTCTAATGTTGGCTTTAACAACTGTAGCGAGTATGGCGACACCATTTATCGTGAAAGTGTTTATTGATACGTATTTGACGCCTCAAGTATTTCCAAAGTCGGATATCACACTCATGATTGTCGCTTTCTTCATTATTCAAATTATTGGTGCAGTCACTTCATATTGGAATGTATATTTATTTCAATACTTAGCTTTTAAAGTAATTCAACAATTAAGAATTGATGCCTTTGAACAAATCGGACAGTTAGGCATGGAATATTTCGATAAAGAGCCGGGTGGCAGTGTTGTTTCAAGACTTACAAATGATACAGAAGCAATCGTAGAGATGTTTATAGGTGTGTTTTCATCAGTGTTAATGGCGATTTTCATGGTTATATCAAGTTATATTATGATGTTTATCTTAAACTTGAAATTAGCATTGATGGCACTCGTGTTTGTTCCAATTATTATATTAGTATTAGCGTTATATCGAAAATATTCGGCGATTTATTTTTCTCAAGCGAGACAACGTTTATCTGATTTAAATGCTAAGCTTGCTGAATCTATTGAAGGTATGCGTATTATTCAAGTATTTAACCAAGAGAAAAGACTACAAAAAGAATTTAAAGAAATTAATGACGAACATTATGCGTTTAATTTAAAAACTGTAAAAATCGATGGCCTATTATTGAGACCTGCAATTAGTATGATTTCTATTTTTGCGGTGATTATGATTTTGAGTTATTTTGGTGTACTGAGCTTTTCTGGAGGCGTAACTGCAGGTGTTGTATTTGCATTTGTCCAGTATATGGAACGATTCTTTGAACCTATCAATCAAGTGAGTCAAAACTTAAACGTACTACAACAAGCACTTGTTTCAGCCAGTCGGGTATTTAAGTTGATAGATAACGATATGTTGGAACCCCAGCAAGACGCACAACCAGATCATCGCATCACAGAAGGAAAAGTAGAATTTAAAAATGTAACGTTTAGTTATGATGGAAAAAATGATGTGTTGAAAAATATTACATTTACCGCGAATCCAGGTGAAACAGTTGCCCTTGTTGGACATACAGGATCTGGGAAGAGTTCAATTATCAATTTATTTATGAGATTTTACGAATTTAATCAAGGCGAAATTAATATTGATGGACATTCTATTAAATCTATACCTAAAAGTGAATTGAAAGGTCATATTGGATTAGTATTACAAGATGCATTTATTTTTTATGGCACGATTACATCGAATATAAAATTGTATCATCCGACGATGACTTTTGATAAAGTTCGAGAAGCGGCAGAGTTTGTAAGTGCAGATCAATTTATCAATAAACTACCAGATAAATATAATCATCATGTAATTGAAAAAGGAAGTGCATTTTCTAGTGGTGAGCGACAATTATTAGCTTTTGCGAGAACGATAGCGAGCGATCCTAAAATACTGATACTCGATGAAGCAACAGCGAATATCGATTCGGAGACAGAAACACAAATTCAAAATTCACTAGAAAAAATGCGAAAAGGTAGAACGACGCTAGCGATTGCACATAGATTATCGACAATTCAAGATGCTGATCAAATCCTCGTGCTTAATCAAGGTGAGATTGTAGAACGTGGTACACATGATGAATTGATTAAATTAAAAGGCATCTATCATAAGATGTACGTTTTACAAAATGGGTAAGTGAAATTTTAGATTAAATGCTTATCATTCTTACAGTGAAGAAAGCGTTTAATGTGTTATACTATATCACGAATAGTAGGTATTATTTTGGAGTGATAATTCATGAATAGAACGAACGGAGTGAATAGGATGTCTCAATACAATAACCAAAATTTAAAAGAAAAATATTTAAATTTATTAGCTGAAAAGTTTGATCAAGAAGAAAAAGTAGCGACTGAAATTATAAATTTAGAATCTATATTAGATTTACCGAAAGGCACAGAGCACTTTGTCAGTGATTTACATGGTGAATATCATGCATTTCAACACGTATTACGTAATGGTTCGGGTAATGTTAGAGCGAAAATCAATGACATCTTCAAAGAAACACATTCTGAAGAGGAAATTAGTGAACTGGCAGCGTTAGTATATTATCCAGAAGAAAAATTAAAATTAATAAAAAATAACTTTGAAACGAAAGCAGAATTAAATGAATGGTATATGACGACGATACTTCAAATGGTTCATTTAATTTCATATGCTTCAAGTAAGTACACGCGTTCAAAACTGCGCAAAGCTTTGCCAAAACAATTTGTATATATTATTGAAGAGTTATTGTATAAAAGTAATGTCTATAATAATAAAACAACATATTATGAAACGATTATTCAAAAGGTCATTTCGCTTGGACAATCTGATAAATTAATTATCGGTTTAGCTTATACGATTCAACGTCTTGTTGTTGACCACTTACATGTAGTGGGTGATATTTATGACCGTGGTCCTGAACCAGATAAGATTATGGAAACATTAATTAATTATCATTCTGTAGATATTCAATGGGGAAATCATGATGTACTTTGGATTGGTGCGTATGCAGGATCAAAAGTATGTTTAGCTAATATACTTCGAATATGTGCAAGATATGACAACTTAGATATTATCGAAGATGCCTATGGTATTAACTTACGTCCACTTGTAAACTTAGCAGAACGATATTATGGAGATAATCCTGCTTTTTATCCGAAAGAACATGCTGAGAAACAATTGTCTGAAGAAGAAAAGCTACAAATCACGAAAATTCATCAAGCTATAGCAATCATCCAATTTAAGTTGGAAAGTCCAATTATTAAACGTAGACCGTCATTCGATATGGATGAACGTTTAGTGTTAGAAAAAGTAGACTACGATAATCAAGAAATAACGGTATACGGTCATACTTATAAATTAGAAAACACATGTTTTGAAACAATCAATCGAGAAAACCCAGCTCAATTAAATGACGAAGAAGAAGAAGTAATCAATAAATTGTTGCTTTCAATTCAAGAATCTGAGAAATTGAAACGCCATATGAACTTTTTGATGAAAAAAGGTAATTTATATTTAAAATATAATGGAAACTTATTGATACATGGATGTATACCAGTTGATGAACAAGGAAAAATGGAAGAGATGGAAATCGACGGTAAGATGTACAACGGTAGAGAATTGCTAGATCAGTTTGAGCATCACATTAGATTGTCGTTTGGTCAGAAAGAACAATCAGATGATTTATCTACAGACTTAATATGGTATTTATGGACAGGTAAATATTCGTCGTTATTTGGAAAACGAGCTATGACAACATTTGAACGTTACTTTATAACAGATAAAGCGTCACATAAAGAAGAAAAAAATCCATACTATTATTTAAGAGAAGATAGTGACATGTGTCGTAAGATGCTAGAAGAGTTTGATTTAGATCCTGAACAAGGACGAATCATCAATGGTCATACACCAGTAAAAGAAATCGATGGAGAAAATCCAATTAAAGCAAACGGTAAGATGATCGTTATCGATGGTGGATTTTCAAAAGCGTATCAATCAACAACCGGAATTGCAGGTTATACATTACTTTATAATTCATTCGGCATGCAGTTAGTTGCACATAAACACTTCGGTACAAAAGAAAATGTCTTGATGAATGGTGCAGATGAACTTTCCGTACGACGTGTTGTTGATGAAGAGCTGGAAAGAAAAAAAGTTCGTGATACGAATATAGGAGCAAAACTACAAGAAGAAATTAAGATGTTACAAGAATTGATGTCATATCGATATATTGATTAATAAATAAAAGGAAGCCTACCACTCAACTGTATGATTTGAGTGGTAGGCTTTTTATTTTATAGGGTGAGGTGGAGAAGTTGGCTTAAGTCGTGAGTTAACTAAGGAGTTAATCCAAGAGAAGGATCAAGTCGTAGATTAACTCTTGAATTAAGCGACGAGTTCACTTCATTCACATCCCACCACCCATTTATTTAATGCTTTTGCTTAATTCTTGATAAAGTTGTTCTGCTTGTTGCTGTGAATTGGCGCCGTGTACGTTCATTCTTCCATCTTTGAATAAGGTCATGTTTATATTGTCATGGCGCAAAAATTTCACGTAATCATTTTCTTTTATAATATTTCCTGGGAAGTAATGTGCGAATTGAAATGTTTGTGGTTTGAATCGAAATAAATATGTGTCTCCACACAAGCTTTCTATGGATGGCTGATTCAATTTATTTAAAGATTCATAGTGATTATTCACGCATACTTCGCATTGATGATTTTTTAATTGATCTATTTTCGTCATTTTTGCAGTTATTTCAAAGGTATCTAAGGTAATGAGTTTTTGAGAAAAGCCTTCTCCTGATACGTGACGTAATAACTCAGATACTTGATAACTAGCGACTTGCTGTATAACAGGAGGCAAGACGCCATTGATGGCACAACTTTCACCGGTACTTGGAACGGTAGAAAGTATGCATTTCAAACATGGTCCATTAAAATCAATGCCATACACAGTACCTTTACTTCCGACTGCTGCACCATAAATCCATGGAATTTGGCTTTTGTGGCTTGCTTCGTTTATTAAAAAACGCATATCGAATTGATCCATACCATCTATAATGATATCTGGTTGAATATCTTCAATAATATCTAAAATGTTTGTAGAAGTGATTTCTTCATTAATTGAATTGAGTTGTACGTTATGATTGATGCGTTTTATTTTGTCTTTCAAGGCATATACTTTTGGCAACATATTTTGTGCATCATGTTCATCGTATAGTGCTTGTCGATGAAGGTTCGATAATTCTACAATATCCATGTCGATAATCGTGAGGTGTTCAGCACCCATTCGTGCCAATAATTCAGCAACATGACTACCTAATGCACCTGCACCAAATATTAATATATTAGTATGTTGTAATTGATTTTGTCCGTTTTCCCCGAAACGATGGTATTTCATTTGTCTATCATAACGTTGCATTATAGAAAACCTAATCCTTCAGTCGGACTAGATGCTTGAGCAGTATATTTAACAGGTATTCTGCCAGCTTCGTAACTTAACTGACCAGCTTCAATGCCTAATTTCATTGCTTTAGCCATTTTTACAGGATCTTTAGCGTTTGAAATAGCAGTATTTAATAGGATAGCGTCGGCGCCGAGTTCCATTGCAAAGCATGCATCTTTAGGTGAACCGATACCTGCATC
The Mammaliicoccus sp. Dog046 genome window above contains:
- a CDS encoding SLC13 family permease, which codes for MTVEMIITLAITVVMIVLIMIDKIPFGAAPLFACLLLVIFGITDIKGAFAGFSNSTVIMLAEFMAIIAALQKTNFITAFKNAMFSMADKGGFKSYLLIILIVMLGCSLFGTGSTAYYVLTIGLLSTLPYTKKLPPSKVIMTAGFAANHPLIPFNTALQYGIVIAVLNSVGESINVSVFKFAIVNLFLTIGFLVNCIIQYKFLPDHPIADTSTKDIKLQENESVSDKMPKWKEYITYGAFAFAVVGMLLQSKIGDAGYAMAGLSVAVILMFGILSFTEIRDALSAPIILLTAGVIGVANALGSTGLTKLVGTSVADLLGNNVNAFVMILVFCILTSLLATLTGSTIGTVYVIAPLAITICTGLGLDPTAAVCAIVISGWCGHFLPIDGMPAMVLGYGKYTAAQFWKFTIPQYFIRLVFLTAGALLMFPV
- a CDS encoding ABC transporter ATP-binding protein, whose protein sequence is MNINHNLTAKDQFQVLMRLIKYTFPFKGIIALAFLMLALTTVASMATPFIVKVFIDTYLTPQVFPKSDITLMIVAFFIIQIIGAVTSYWNVYLFQYLAFKVIQQLRIDAFEQIGQLGMEYFDKEPGGSVVSRLTNDTEAIVEMFIGVFSSVLMAIFMVISSYIMMFILNLKLALMALVFVPIIILVLALYRKYSAIYFSQARQRLSDLNAKLAESIEGMRIIQVFNQEKRLQKEFKEINDEHYAFNLKTVKIDGLLLRPAISMISIFAVIMILSYFGVLSFSGGVTAGVVFAFVQYMERFFEPINQVSQNLNVLQQALVSASRVFKLIDNDMLEPQQDAQPDHRITEGKVEFKNVTFSYDGKNDVLKNITFTANPGETVALVGHTGSGKSSIINLFMRFYEFNQGEINIDGHSIKSIPKSELKGHIGLVLQDAFIFYGTITSNIKLYHPTMTFDKVREAAEFVSADQFINKLPDKYNHHVIEKGSAFSSGERQLLAFARTIASDPKILILDEATANIDSETETQIQNSLEKMRKGRTTLAIAHRLSTIQDADQILVLNQGEIVERGTHDELIKLKGIYHKMYVLQNG
- a CDS encoding VOC family protein, whose amino-acid sequence is MSNQFELEHIGINTENENEALALASQLSFIFNLESRHGQKSEFAGKYFECMKAPYLGKHGHIAMKTEDLEAAVEELKEKGIKFNSSTAAYDDQEKLKNIYLEEEYGGFAIHILQK
- a CDS encoding SRPBCC domain-containing protein; translated protein: MSNNTNLEDIKKSVVLNANVETVWDAVATSKGIAAWWMNNDFVPSVGEAFTLYTEGYGESPCKVTNIIPNEEVRFIWGKDWTASFKLRKIDGHTTEFTLIHSGWDDEKETEFGQPHSEVRGFMDQGWDKIINESLVSYVEKQG
- a CDS encoding antibiotic biosynthesis monooxygenase — translated: MILESAMLHVKKNKENDFEKSFKEASKIIRSMKGYIKHSLNKCIEEEGQYLLLIEWETLEDHTVGFRESSEYHEWKQLLHHYYEPFPVVEHFYKVDI
- a CDS encoding ThiF family adenylyltransferase, coding for MQRYDRQMKYHRFGENGQNQLQHTNILIFGAGALGSHVAELLARMGAEHLTIIDMDIVELSNLHRQALYDEHDAQNMLPKVYALKDKIKRINHNVQLNSINEEITSTNILDIIEDIQPDIIIDGMDQFDMRFLINEASHKSQIPWIYGAAVGSKGTVYGIDFNGPCLKCILSTVPSTGESCAINGVLPPVIQQVASYQVSELLRHVSGEGFSQKLITLDTFEITAKMTKIDQLKNHQCEVCVNNHYESLNKLNQPSIESLCGDTYLFRFKPQTFQFAHYFPGNIIKENDYVKFLRHDNINMTLFKDGRMNVHGANSQQQAEQLYQELSKSIK
- a CDS encoding ABC transporter ATP-binding protein — its product is MKVFAKLGWFIKQERKSYIIGLFILFIVALIDLLPPQIIGKVIDGITFNTLTGKQLIIFMVILFLAAILTYAFRYFWRIMIFGASMRLGKILRERLYHKYTSMSPSFFQQRRTGDLMAHATNDIRAVQNTAGGGVLTIADSLMSGGAVLITMAVTVDWRLTLIVMVPLPIMIILTSYYGKLLNRGFKKAQAAFSQLNDKAQESIAGIKVTKTFGYEKDDQADFKQLSDEVVNKNLKVSKIDALFDPTIMSVIGLSYFLAIFFGARMVINEEITIGQLVTFTTYLGMMVWPLLALGLFFNIVQRGHASYERINEITHVESGIDTEFETREMPEGDIQFNIETFHFPDDENIALHHLDFTIKKGTTVGIVGRTGSGKSALIRLLLREFDTEKAHEIKYGNESLRHFDIRSLRAQFGYVPQDHFLFSTSIRQNIAFSNPTLPDEDVYHASEISYIHNDILNFPEGYETVVGERGVSLSGGQKQRISIARALIMNPPVLILDDSLSAVDAETEEHILENMQRERQGKTNIITAHRMSAVSHADMILVMDNGTVIEQGDHQALMERKGWYYETYQAQALQEELTSNLDELTKGDDHHEHQS
- a CDS encoding fructose-1,6-bisphosphatase: MSQYNNQNLKEKYLNLLAEKFDQEEKVATEIINLESILDLPKGTEHFVSDLHGEYHAFQHVLRNGSGNVRAKINDIFKETHSEEEISELAALVYYPEEKLKLIKNNFETKAELNEWYMTTILQMVHLISYASSKYTRSKLRKALPKQFVYIIEELLYKSNVYNNKTTYYETIIQKVISLGQSDKLIIGLAYTIQRLVVDHLHVVGDIYDRGPEPDKIMETLINYHSVDIQWGNHDVLWIGAYAGSKVCLANILRICARYDNLDIIEDAYGINLRPLVNLAERYYGDNPAFYPKEHAEKQLSEEEKLQITKIHQAIAIIQFKLESPIIKRRPSFDMDERLVLEKVDYDNQEITVYGHTYKLENTCFETINRENPAQLNDEEEEVINKLLLSIQESEKLKRHMNFLMKKGNLYLKYNGNLLIHGCIPVDEQGKMEEMEIDGKMYNGRELLDQFEHHIRLSFGQKEQSDDLSTDLIWYLWTGKYSSLFGKRAMTTFERYFITDKASHKEEKNPYYYLREDSDMCRKMLEEFDLDPEQGRIINGHTPVKEIDGENPIKANGKMIVIDGGFSKAYQSTTGIAGYTLLYNSFGMQLVAHKHFGTKENVLMNGADELSVRRVVDEELERKKVRDTNIGAKLQEEIKMLQELMSYRYID